The Lysobacter gummosus genome includes a region encoding these proteins:
- a CDS encoding sensor histidine kinase, translating to MLGRSLCLLLLLLLGAQFADEAQARLPETPRFRRFGQEQGLPKSVVAMELDHQGYLWIATEDGLARYDGVEFSLWRHTIGLSGSLPDNMLEDLYVDAGDRVWVASRNGLSYLGADRKEFVRISFSGADASCSDDVSYLTGTPDGSIWTATYAGQMCRIAPDGVRVTRYEPGVGAGARLPRGPVTALLADARGRLLVGTMNGLARFDNDRFAPIGRDETAGVRIGELSPDADGSIWVGTQRGLFRLSADDRMSPAPWALGEETTNAIVVSDLSGGRWIGTTAGLYRVDSDDNVRLLQDDAGDGVWDRRSGLMQMLRDDEGGIWFVTYSQGLAYLPPDWNRFASITSVGGRRIDRLDARDIAPDGDGGFWMLTATDLYRLRAGSGELEPVADSKSLGVKWLHTLFARPDGQLWIGHSTGLSLFDPVTSKARSWPFSARDPDLGATVWFLYEWPDGSLWLWFSDGSVRRYNADGEPLPAGEIEKVLGSAGFLTSTATFRPGPDGQPWFAGNNGLQRWDGSRFVPVPGGAFSDIQAISFAGPQRLWLARSGALESYRWQGGKLELERRIDNTADYPDTNVSGLLVSRNGTVWVTTTRGLLMVSADARRLRLFGLGDGIPNVELTRTTPHRNADGVGAALSLDGVVLFDLDTPFPGARPPRLSLETLSVRREEDEWTLTPAQGRVQLESDDRDLRIVARLMSFLDPRSHVYRFKLDGYDPDWIEQRANGERVFSRLDPGEYRVLIKAAGADGIWSDPVSFNLHVKPPWWRSGWAQMVFALIAIGLLAVGAIAYRRRLGRRSAWQLAVHKREVAEQASEAKTRFLATLGHEVRTPMTGVLGMSELLLDTPLDEKQRGYTESIRRAGEHLLRLVNDALDLARIESGKLELEDRPFDLRALVEEAAGLMRPLARQRGLDFQVDIAASAPLGLRGDPNRVCQILMNLLGNAIKFTEQGSVRLRVDALAPQGVRFEVADTGPGLNEEQKARLFRRFEQAEGARTAARYGGSGLGLAICQELAAAMEGHVAVFSQAGQGARFVLDLPLAWAPPPPVVESSTPEPVFRGFQVGPRSVLLVEDDATVAEVIAGLLRAQGHRVSHVANGLAALAETATARFDLAMLDLDLPGINGLDLARQLRAQGFTQPLIAVTARADADAEPQAQAAGFDRFLRKPITGAMLADTIDSVLAQADTP from the coding sequence GTGTTGGGACGTAGTCTGTGTCTGCTCCTGTTGCTGTTGCTGGGCGCGCAGTTCGCCGACGAGGCGCAAGCGCGCTTGCCGGAAACGCCGCGTTTCCGCCGCTTCGGCCAGGAGCAAGGCCTGCCCAAATCGGTCGTGGCGATGGAACTCGACCATCAGGGCTATCTGTGGATCGCCACCGAAGACGGACTGGCGCGCTACGACGGCGTCGAGTTTTCGCTGTGGCGCCACACCATCGGCCTGAGCGGTTCGCTGCCGGACAACATGCTCGAAGACCTCTACGTCGACGCCGGCGATCGCGTGTGGGTGGCCAGCCGCAACGGCCTGAGCTATCTCGGCGCCGATCGCAAGGAATTCGTCCGCATCAGTTTCAGTGGTGCCGACGCTTCGTGCAGCGACGACGTCTCGTATCTCACCGGCACGCCCGACGGCTCGATCTGGACCGCCACCTACGCCGGCCAGATGTGCCGCATCGCGCCCGACGGCGTCAGAGTGACGCGTTATGAGCCCGGCGTCGGCGCCGGCGCGCGCTTGCCGCGCGGGCCGGTCACCGCCTTGCTCGCCGACGCGCGCGGCCGCTTGCTGGTCGGCACCATGAACGGACTGGCGCGTTTCGACAACGATCGCTTCGCGCCGATCGGCCGCGACGAAACCGCCGGCGTGCGCATCGGCGAGTTGTCGCCCGATGCCGACGGCTCGATCTGGGTCGGCACCCAGCGCGGCCTGTTCCGCCTGAGCGCGGACGATCGCATGAGCCCGGCGCCGTGGGCGCTGGGCGAGGAAACCACCAACGCCATCGTCGTCAGCGATCTGTCCGGCGGCCGCTGGATCGGCACCACCGCCGGCCTGTACCGGGTGGACAGCGACGACAACGTGCGCTTGCTGCAGGACGATGCCGGCGACGGCGTGTGGGATCGCCGCAGCGGCCTGATGCAGATGCTGCGCGACGACGAAGGCGGCATCTGGTTCGTCACTTATTCGCAAGGCCTGGCGTATCTGCCGCCGGACTGGAACCGGTTCGCTTCGATCACCTCCGTCGGCGGCCGCCGCATCGACCGCCTCGACGCGCGCGACATCGCGCCCGACGGCGACGGCGGTTTCTGGATGCTGACCGCGACCGATCTGTACCGCCTGCGCGCCGGCAGCGGCGAACTGGAACCGGTCGCCGACAGCAAAAGCCTGGGCGTGAAATGGCTGCACACCTTGTTCGCGCGTCCCGACGGGCAGTTGTGGATCGGCCATTCCACCGGCTTGAGTCTGTTCGATCCGGTCACGAGCAAGGCGCGGAGCTGGCCGTTCTCGGCGCGCGATCCGGACCTGGGCGCGACGGTGTGGTTCCTGTACGAGTGGCCCGACGGCAGCCTGTGGCTGTGGTTCTCCGACGGCTCGGTGCGCCGCTACAACGCCGACGGCGAGCCGCTGCCGGCCGGCGAGATCGAAAAAGTGCTGGGCAGCGCCGGTTTCCTGACCAGCACCGCGACCTTCCGCCCGGGGCCGGACGGGCAGCCGTGGTTCGCCGGCAACAACGGTCTGCAGCGCTGGGACGGCAGCCGTTTCGTCCCCGTGCCCGGCGGCGCTTTCAGCGACATCCAGGCGATCAGCTTCGCCGGCCCGCAGCGGTTGTGGCTGGCGCGCAGCGGCGCGCTGGAATCGTATCGCTGGCAGGGCGGCAAGCTGGAACTGGAACGGCGCATCGACAACACCGCCGACTATCCCGACACGAATGTCTCCGGCTTGCTGGTCAGCCGCAACGGCACGGTCTGGGTCACCACTACGCGTGGCCTGTTGATGGTCTCGGCCGATGCGCGCCGCTTGCGTCTGTTCGGCCTGGGCGACGGCATTCCCAATGTCGAGCTGACCCGCACCACGCCGCATCGCAACGCCGATGGCGTCGGCGCGGCGCTGTCGCTCGACGGCGTGGTGCTGTTCGACCTGGACACGCCGTTCCCGGGCGCGCGGCCGCCGCGCCTGTCGCTGGAAACCCTGAGCGTGCGGCGCGAAGAAGACGAATGGACGCTCACGCCGGCGCAAGGCCGCGTGCAACTGGAATCGGACGATCGCGATCTGCGCATCGTCGCCCGGTTGATGTCGTTCCTGGACCCGCGTTCGCACGTCTATCGCTTCAAGCTGGACGGCTACGATCCGGACTGGATCGAACAGCGCGCCAACGGCGAGCGCGTGTTCTCGCGGCTGGATCCGGGCGAATACCGCGTGCTGATCAAGGCCGCTGGCGCCGACGGCATCTGGTCCGATCCGGTGTCCTTCAACCTGCACGTCAAGCCGCCGTGGTGGCGTTCGGGCTGGGCGCAAATGGTGTTCGCGCTCATCGCCATCGGTTTGTTGGCGGTCGGCGCGATCGCCTACCGCCGCCGCCTGGGCCGCCGCAGCGCGTGGCAGCTGGCGGTGCACAAGCGCGAAGTGGCCGAACAGGCGTCGGAGGCCAAGACCCGGTTCCTGGCGACCTTGGGGCATGAGGTGCGCACGCCGATGACCGGCGTGCTGGGAATGAGTGAGTTGTTGCTGGATACGCCGCTGGATGAGAAGCAGCGCGGTTATACGGAATCCATCCGGCGCGCTGGCGAACACCTGTTGCGGTTGGTCAACGACGCGCTGGATCTGGCGCGGATCGAATCGGGCAAACTGGAACTGGAAGACCGGCCGTTCGACCTGCGCGCGCTGGTCGAGGAAGCGGCCGGACTGATGCGGCCGCTGGCGCGCCAGCGCGGCTTGGATTTCCAGGTCGATATCGCCGCCAGCGCGCCGCTGGGCCTGCGCGGCGATCCCAATCGGGTGTGCCAGATCCTGATGAACCTGCTCGGCAACGCGATCAAGTTCACCGAGCAAGGTTCGGTGCGCTTGCGCGTGGACGCGCTGGCGCCGCAGGGCGTGCGCTTCGAAGTCGCCGACACCGGCCCGGGCCTCAACGAAGAACAAAAGGCGCGGCTGTTCCGCCGCTTCGAACAAGCCGAAGGCGCGCGCACCGCGGCGCGCTACGGTGGCAGCGGATTGGGCCTGGCGATCTGCCAGGAGCTGGCCGCGGCGATGGAAGGGCATGTGGCGGTGTTCAGTCAGGCGGGGCAGGGGGCGCGCTTCGTGCTCGATCTGCCTTTGGCTTGGGCGCCTCCGCCGCCGGTGGTGGAGAGTTCGACGCCGGAGCCTGTGTTCCGCGGCTTCCAGGTAGGGCCGCGGTCGGTGCTTTTGGTCGAGGACGACGCCACCGTGGCCGAAGTCATCGCAGGTCTGCTGCGCGCGCAAGGCCATCGCGTGAGCCATGTCGCCAACGGTCTGGCGGCGCTGGCCGAAACCGCGACCGCGCGTTTCGATCTGGCCATGCTCGATCTGGACCTGCCCGGCATCAACGGCCTGGATCTGGCGCGGCAACTGCGCGCGCAGGGCTTCACTCAGCCGCTGATCGCGGTGACCGCGCGCGCCGATGCCGATGCCGAGCCGCAAGCGCAGGCGGCCGGGTTCGATCGTTTCCTGCGCAAGCCGATCACCGGCGCGATGCTCGCCGACACGATCGACAGCGTGCTGGCTCAGGCGGACACGCCGTAG